Proteins from a genomic interval of Panthera tigris isolate Pti1 chromosome A2, P.tigris_Pti1_mat1.1, whole genome shotgun sequence:
- the TMEM161A gene encoding transmembrane protein 161A isoform X1, whose protein sequence is MAVLGVQLVVTLLTATLMHRLAPHCSFARWLLCNGSLFRYKHPSEEELRALEGKPKPRGRKERWANGYSEEKPLSVPRDAPFQLETCPLTAVDALVLRFFLEYQWFVDFAVYSGGVYVFTEAYYYALGPAKETNIAVFWCLLTVAFSIKMFLTVTRLYFSAEEGGERSVCLTFAFLFLLLAMLVQVVREETLELGLEPGLASMTQNLEPLLKTQGWDWALPLAKLAIRMGLAFVGSMLGAFLTFPGLRLAQTHLDALTMSEDRPMLQFLLQMSFLSPLIILGLWTKPIARDFLHQAPAGEMTFSLLSDSAFDSLRLWVLVALCLLRLAVTRPHLQAYLCLAKARVEQLRREAGRIEAREIQRRVVRVYCYVTVVSLQYLTPLILTFNCTLLLKTLGGYSWGLGPVPMLSPPPSSAHDRLVGPEEDEAQQTAARIAGALGSLLTPLFLRGVLTFLIWWTAACQLLSSLFGLYFHRYLAGS, encoded by the exons CTTCCGATACAAGCACCCTTCTGAGGAAGAGCTTCGGGCCCTGGAGGGAAAGCCTAAgcccagaggcaggaaggagcg gtgggCCAATGGCTATAGTGAAGAGAAGCCCTTGTCTGTGCCCCGAGACGCCCCTTTCCAGCTGGAGACCTGCCCCCTCACAGCGGTTGATGCCCTTG TCCTGCGCTTCTTCCTGGAGTACCAGTGGTTCGTGGACTTCGCCGTGTACTCGGGTGGCGTGTATGTCTTCACAGAGGCCTACTACTATGCGCTGGGCCCGGCCAAGGAGACCAACATCGCCGTGTTCTGGTGCTTGCTCACCGTCGCCTTCTCCAT CAAGATGTTCCTGACAGTGACCCGGTTGTATTTCAGCGCAGAGGAGGGGGGTGAGCGCTCTGTCTGCCTCACCTTtgccttcctcttcctgctcctggcCATGCTGGTGCAGGTGGTGCGGGAGGAGACGCTCGAGCTGGGCCTGGAGCCAG GCCTCGCCAGTATGACCCAGAACTTGGAGCCACTTCTGAAGACGCAGGGCTGGGACTGGGC GCTCCCTCTGGCCAAGCTGGCTATCCGCATGGGGCTGGCATTCGTGGGATCCATGCTGGGGGCCTTCCTCACCTTTCCAGGCCTGCGGCTGGCCCAGACACACCTGGATGCGCTGACCATGTCGGAAGACCGGCCCATGCTGCA GTTCCTTCTGCAGATGAGCTTCCTGTCCCCTCTGATCATCCTGGGGCTCTGGACCAAGCCCATTGCACGGGACTTCCTGCACCAGGCACCTGCTGGGGAGATGACCTTCTCCCT GCTGTCGGACTCAGCCTTCGACTCACTGCGCCTCTGGGTGCTGGTGGCGTTGTGCCTGCTAAGGCTGGCCGTGACCCGGCCCCACCTGCAGGCCTACCTGTGCCTGGCCAAGGCCCGCGTGGAGCAGCTGCGGCGGGAGGCCGGCCGCATAGAGGCCCGTGAGATCCAGAGGCGG GTGGTGCGGGTCTACTGCTACGTGACAGTGGTGAGCCTGCAGTACCTGACGCCCCTCATCCTCACTTTCAACTGCACGCTGCTGCTCAAGACGCTGG GCGGCTACTCCTGGGGCCTGGGCCCGGTTCCCATGCTGTCCCCTCCCCCGTCCTCAGCCCACGATCGCCTGGTGGGCCCCGAGGAGGATGAGGCCCAGCAGACGGCGGCCCGGATCGCAGGGGCCCTGGGCAGCCTGCTCACGCCCCTCTTCCTCCGCGGCGTCCTCACCTTCCTCATCTGGTGGACCGCCGCCTGCCAACTGCTCTCCAGCCTCTTCGGCCTGTACTTCCACCGGTACCTGGCGGGCTCCTAG
- the TMEM161A gene encoding transmembrane protein 161A isoform X2 yields MAVLGVQLVVTLLTATLMHRLAPHCSFARWLLCNGSLFRYKHPSEEELRALEGKPKPRGRKERWANGYSEEKPLSVPRDAPFQLETCPLTAVDALEAYYYALGPAKETNIAVFWCLLTVAFSIKMFLTVTRLYFSAEEGGERSVCLTFAFLFLLLAMLVQVVREETLELGLEPGLASMTQNLEPLLKTQGWDWALPLAKLAIRMGLAFVGSMLGAFLTFPGLRLAQTHLDALTMSEDRPMLQFLLQMSFLSPLIILGLWTKPIARDFLHQAPAGEMTFSLLSDSAFDSLRLWVLVALCLLRLAVTRPHLQAYLCLAKARVEQLRREAGRIEAREIQRRVVRVYCYVTVVSLQYLTPLILTFNCTLLLKTLGGYSWGLGPVPMLSPPPSSAHDRLVGPEEDEAQQTAARIAGALGSLLTPLFLRGVLTFLIWWTAACQLLSSLFGLYFHRYLAGS; encoded by the exons CTTCCGATACAAGCACCCTTCTGAGGAAGAGCTTCGGGCCCTGGAGGGAAAGCCTAAgcccagaggcaggaaggagcg gtgggCCAATGGCTATAGTGAAGAGAAGCCCTTGTCTGTGCCCCGAGACGCCCCTTTCCAGCTGGAGACCTGCCCCCTCACAGCGGTTGATGCCCTTG AGGCCTACTACTATGCGCTGGGCCCGGCCAAGGAGACCAACATCGCCGTGTTCTGGTGCTTGCTCACCGTCGCCTTCTCCAT CAAGATGTTCCTGACAGTGACCCGGTTGTATTTCAGCGCAGAGGAGGGGGGTGAGCGCTCTGTCTGCCTCACCTTtgccttcctcttcctgctcctggcCATGCTGGTGCAGGTGGTGCGGGAGGAGACGCTCGAGCTGGGCCTGGAGCCAG GCCTCGCCAGTATGACCCAGAACTTGGAGCCACTTCTGAAGACGCAGGGCTGGGACTGGGC GCTCCCTCTGGCCAAGCTGGCTATCCGCATGGGGCTGGCATTCGTGGGATCCATGCTGGGGGCCTTCCTCACCTTTCCAGGCCTGCGGCTGGCCCAGACACACCTGGATGCGCTGACCATGTCGGAAGACCGGCCCATGCTGCA GTTCCTTCTGCAGATGAGCTTCCTGTCCCCTCTGATCATCCTGGGGCTCTGGACCAAGCCCATTGCACGGGACTTCCTGCACCAGGCACCTGCTGGGGAGATGACCTTCTCCCT GCTGTCGGACTCAGCCTTCGACTCACTGCGCCTCTGGGTGCTGGTGGCGTTGTGCCTGCTAAGGCTGGCCGTGACCCGGCCCCACCTGCAGGCCTACCTGTGCCTGGCCAAGGCCCGCGTGGAGCAGCTGCGGCGGGAGGCCGGCCGCATAGAGGCCCGTGAGATCCAGAGGCGG GTGGTGCGGGTCTACTGCTACGTGACAGTGGTGAGCCTGCAGTACCTGACGCCCCTCATCCTCACTTTCAACTGCACGCTGCTGCTCAAGACGCTGG GCGGCTACTCCTGGGGCCTGGGCCCGGTTCCCATGCTGTCCCCTCCCCCGTCCTCAGCCCACGATCGCCTGGTGGGCCCCGAGGAGGATGAGGCCCAGCAGACGGCGGCCCGGATCGCAGGGGCCCTGGGCAGCCTGCTCACGCCCCTCTTCCTCCGCGGCGTCCTCACCTTCCTCATCTGGTGGACCGCCGCCTGCCAACTGCTCTCCAGCCTCTTCGGCCTGTACTTCCACCGGTACCTGGCGGGCTCCTAG
- the SLC25A42 gene encoding mitochondrial coenzyme A transporter SLC25A42 isoform X1, which translates to MGNGVKESAVRVREDAEAVLPSPVNSKSDHRQVLSSLLSGALAGALAKTAVAPLDRTKIIFQVSSKRFSAKEAFRLLYFTYLNEGFLSLWRGNSATMVRVVPYAAIQFSAHEEYKRILGHYYGFRGEALPPWPRLLAGALAGTTAASLTYPLDLVRARMAVTPKEMYSNIFHVFIRISREEGLKTLYHGFTPTVLGVIPYAGLSFFTYETLKSLHREYSGRPQPYPFERMIFGACAGLIGQSASYPLDVVRRRMQTAGVTGHPHASIAHTLRAIVREEGAVRGLYKGLSMNWLKGPIAVGISFTTFDLMQILLRHLQS; encoded by the exons AGCGACCACAGGCAAGTTCTCAGCTCCCTCCTGTCTGGGGCCCTGGCTGGTGCTCTGGCCAAAACGGCGGTAGCTCCCCTGGACCGAACCAAAATCATCTTCCAAG tgtCTTCAAAAAGATTTTCTGCCAAG GAGGCCTTCCGGCTCCTCTATTTCACCTACCTCAACGAGGGCTTCCTCAGCCTGTGGCGCGGGAACTCGGCCACCATGGTGCGCGTGGTGCCCTACGCCGCCATCCAGTTCAGCGCCCACGAGGAGTACAAGCGCATCCTGGGCCACTACTATGGCTTCCGCGGAGA AGCCCTGCCCCCTTGGCCCCGCCTCCTGGCAGGCGCACTAGCTGGAACAACAGCTGCTTCGCTGACCTACCCCCTGGACCTGGTCAGAGCAAGGATGGCCGTGACCCCAAAGGAAAT GTACAGCAACATCTTTCACGTCTTCATCCGCATCTCCCGAGAAGAGGGCCTGAAGACCCTCTACCACGGGTTCACGCCCACTGTGCTGGGGGTCATTCCCTACGCCGGCCTGAGTTTCTTCACCTATGAGACGCTCAAGAGCCTGCACAGAG AGTACAGCGGCCGCCCACAGCCCTACCCCTTTGAGCGCATGATATTCGGGGCCTGCGCTGGCCTCATCGGGCAGTCAGCCTCGTACCCCCTGGACGTGGTGCGGCGGCGCATGCAGACAGCCGGGGTCACGGGTCACCCGCACGCATCCATCGCGCACACGCTGCGTGCCATCGTGCGGGAGGAGGGCGCCGTGCGTGGCCTCTACAAGGGCCTGAGCATGAACTGGCTCAAGGGCCCCATCGCCGTGGGCATCAGCTTCACCACCTTCGACCTCATGCAGATCCTGCTACGGCACCTGCAGAGCTAG